TCCGTGTGGCCTACTACTTGCTTcctcggcgcgcgcggcgcgtgtGTGCCTCGCATCCTCCACCACCACTAGTGCAGCCaagtgcgtgcgtgtgtgtgtgtgcggacaccgttgctgccgccgccgccgccgccgcgcgcagggTGGTGACAAGatgacggcgacgccggcggtgaTCGGGCTGAGCGCGGGGAACAGGCTGCTGAGCGCGTCGTTCGGGCCGACCGACCTGATGCCGGACAAGGTcagcctcggcgtcggcggaggcgggggaggaggaggaggtggtggaggtggggacGCGATGTcgttcgcgccgccggcgcccgcgaCGCCGAAGCTCACCGCGGTCGCCGCGCACAGGCTCAAGCTCTCCCCGCATGGCCGCGCGCAGGTCATGCGCGCGCTCAGGCACCactcctccgcggcggccgcgctcgcgcccccgcccccgcccccgcccccgccgacgccgtcgcccgcctCGCGCGCCGCCCACGCCCATGACCTCGAGTCCTCCCTCGAGGCCATCGTGCTGCTGCAGAGGTCCATGCTCGAGAAGCAGTGGGAGCTCCCCTTCGACGACGAAGACCAcgtctccgacgacgacgacaaccacGCCATGGCCATCGGCTTGGCCGAGGATGACGACGACACCAGCAAGGCCACCGTCGTCGTGGCGCGGTCCAGTGTCTCGGCGCGGCAGAGGAGGatgagcgggcggcggcgggggaggaccAAGAACGGCGCGGCGCACTTCGCCGTCAGCCCCGAGCTGATCCAGAGCAGGAACAGGATCTACCTCAGGGGCACCGTCAGCAAGGAGCTCCTCACGCACAAGCAGGTCGTCCACCTCTCCCACAAGATCAAGGATGGCATCTGGCTGCAGCAGCAAAGATCAAAGTATGCCTCCATTGCCACACACTGCAAATATGAAATGATCAATCCTTCATTTGAATTATCATTTCCTCTCAAAAACATTGAAACTGTTCAAGTATATTGTTTACATTTCATCGTCAGCTTAAGCTTCGGAGTGAAGATCGATTGATCGGTGAATGAAATTCACCAAAATACTTCAAATGATTTAAGTGATTTGATTCGTATGATTTTTCAGTAATGGCCATTCAAATTGCTATTCTGCATTGCACTCAGTGACCTTGCATTTGTATGCTATttcttcataattttttttagctttctTGATCCTGATGGTTTGTTCCTCCATTGTTGAACCAGGCTGAAAGAGAAGCTGGGAAATGAGCCCTCATACAAACAGCTGGCGCATTCGCTGAAGATATCACCGCCCGAGCTACGATCAAGGATGCACGAGTCGTTTCTTGCAAGGGAGATGCTAACAATGAGCAACCTCCGTTTGGTCATTTCCATTGCCCAGAAGTATGATAACCTTGGTGTTGAGTTGGCTGACCTCATTCAGGTAATGGAATCAGTTAATTCAGCTGCCTTTGCAATTCTAACAGAGTCTGTTCAGTCCAATCATCTGTTGGACACACTAGGAGGATTTTGTGTGCTTGAGACATGTAGTAACGTGTTGCGATCCAATCACATTTTGCAGGGTGGTCTGATAGGGTTACTCCGTGGGATCGAAAAATTTGATGCATCCAGGGGCTTTAGAATTTCCACTTATGTATACTGGTGGATACGCCAGGTAAGAGTTCTCTGCTATCCTGTGCTCAGGCAAATGGATGGAAGTTCAGAATTACAGTCAGAGATTAACTCAATCGATACCTGATACATTGTCCTTATTTCATTGTTTCGATCGATACCAGGGTGTTTCAAGAGCATTAGCTGAAAACTCAAAAACATTCAGGCTTCCAACTTATCTGCACGAGCGGCTGATTGCGATTCGTGGTGCAAAGTATGCGTTGGAAGATCAAGGAATTGCTCCAACAATAGAAGTAAGGCATACTGcactaacaaaataaaaatttggcTAGTTCTGTTTCCATGAACTACAAAATATTTACAATTGCAGTTTTCTTTGTGTATTTTAAtcattgtttctttttatttttaaaattaaaatttaaaacgcAAATCTGACAGTTTGCCGACCTTTATGATGGTTTTCAGTTCTGTGAACTGCAAAGTACTTCTAGTTGCTGCTATTGTATTTTTAACCATgctacttttgtttttctttgaaaaagaTTATATAATTTGAATGTCGCGTCTCTGATGGTTTGCTATAACCTTTTGGTGGTTATTCTCAGAACATAGCAGGGTCACTCAACATATCAGAAAAGAAAGTACTCAATGCTACAGAGGTAATATATCTTCATCTTGCTCGGTGGAACTTCTTTTGTTAAATTCCTTTGATATTTCTGGCATTGTCACAGACATTTTTACTGGTTGAAAAATACAGGCTGTGAACAAGGTTCTTTCGTTGGATCAACAAGCATTTCCATCCTTAAACGGCTTACCTGGAGAGACACTGCACAGTGTAAGCAGCTATATAGCTACTTTGAAACACCATTATacattttcaattttgaaaTGTGCCACGAGATTAAACCTTTTTCACCCTTTCCTTGTTCTCAGTACATAGAGGATCAAAATGTCGCAAATGATCCATGGCATGGATTTGAGGAGTGGTATCTCAAGGTAACCACAGAGATATTTGTTCCAGAAGATAATTGCACTAATTGCTACTAGTCCATAATCCtgttctttcttttatttttggaaataaTCCATCCACAAGACAAAAGATCATTATGACTCCaagcattttgtttttaaaagttGACTCCACAAACATATTATAGCTCTGAGTTGGTACTGGTATATGGATGACCAGACCTCATTACCTTATGTCCTTAGAGAATCATTGAATGTGCTTTAACTATAAACATTCTACTAATACCAGGAAGAAGTCAACAAGCTTTTAAACTCAACTCTCAACGAGCGTGAGAGGGACATTATCCGGTTATATCATGGCATAGGAAAACAATGCCATACATGGGAGGATATTAGCAGACAGTAAGTATTATTTCTTCAGCTCTTATGGACCAAGGTCCTGTACATGTTCAACTGCCTAGTCAAGTTTGCtcgccataaaaaaaaatctaaaactttTCCATTATTATCAAACTATTCATAATAGTTTCTTGGTATATTTATTAGTTTATAATATTTGACCTTGAAAAATGATCCTCAGATTCGGGTTGTCGAGGGAGAGGGTGAGGCAAGTAGGACTCATCGCAATGGAGAAGCTGAAGCATGCTGCGAGGAGGAAAAATTTGGAGGCATTGCTTGAGGATTATTGAGTTGAGGGGCTTTTTGTTTGAGTCAGATCCACAAACACAGCGGTTGTATATACTCAGAAAACATAGGGTACATCCTTCAAAAGGCGTACTGCCACTCACATGAAAGTAATTATACGTGTACATTTTGTGACATTAGGGAGATGCATGATCAAAATCTCTATGCCTGTGTTATGACCAAGGCAATCAGGAAACAGAGAGATGATGTTTTTCCTTCAAGGTTTACAATTATtctgtaatatatatgtaagtaTGATTTAGCTTGATCAATAGAGCAACACTTAAAAGTTCTGAGCCATTTTTTACCGTGTTCTAAATATGTATTCTTTCTATTTACATATAAAGAAGATGCTTAAAACTGACAAGGCTGGCAAAAAAATTTCTTATCATGTTAGATGATATTAGAGTTGGTGTAACTCCAAAATCTTCACAAGTTTGAAGTATGGTATAACCGAACTCATTGAAACTTCTGAACGTTTAATGAATTAATCCTTGTAATTGGCACTGAATTTTGTTCAAAACTTATCATCATGTTAAATAAAATACTTTTCTAAACTCAACCTATGTTTACCATTTCAAATGAGCTTGGTGGCAAAGAGTAGGCTTTTCCACACGATATTCAAAAAGCTGAAAAGAGTTGGTGGATAAAATTCTGTAAGTTTGAGAAAAGAGAGGTTGATATGCGCCTTCAGCAAAAATCAAAGAATTCAATAAAAGGAAGAATTTGGGAGGGCCGGTTCTCTTCTATTCCTACATTTTAGTGCATATATGATGGGTATAGCTATTTTCCGGATGGGCCATTCAAGGCGAGATATTAGAGGAAACTGAACCTTCTGATATTCATCAAAATGGTTCAGTTCCCTCTAATCCTCATTTCAAATGGCACATATAAATATGGTCCTAGCTGCTAAAACCCAACACTAGCTGCCAATCTGTTCATGTGCTGCTCAACTAAAGTATTCCATCAAGCAATCAACCTGAAGGTGAGATATTGGAGAAAAACAAGCTGAACATTGTTTGCCACACTGTTGCAAACAACAACCAGCAATCAGTTTGTTTTCCTCCAATTCTCACTTCCAGTGCCTGAACAAGCACAGCATATCCAACACTGAAGCTAGTACCTAATCTGAAGAGCTAGATGTAAACTGTGAAGCAGTTGGGTTCATGTAGAGAGAGATTTATAGCCGTGGTTGATAGAACACAATCATTCAGatgcagcatcagcagcaacaGAAGCATCTGTTTCTGTTACACCTGCCCTTCATGCCAATTGTGTGTTGTCTGTCCTGAAGAACCTTTCTACTCCCATTTTCAGAGGACTAGCAGTACAGGTAATAGCAGTAGTAGATGTTTACCAGTgcacaagaaaaaataaaattaaaataaattatgagtCAAGTTCATGTGAAATGTCTAACTCAACTCACCCTTTATTCCATACTAAACTTGGACCTTCTATCCCTTTATGAAATGACAAGTTCCAATGTCCATGTGTTATATCCaaacaatccaatccaatccacagTCAGGACCATGTAGGATTTGATAGGTTAAAAGTAGTGACTGGATTATCTGAAAGAAAATATAGACTGAAATGTAAATTTTGAGGATAATTATGCTTGCCAGCTGAGTCCAAAAACTAGGAGCACAGGCTGGAAGAGTGGAAGTCTCCACTCCTATATGGGTGTGTATGCCCATGACTGACGGTGGACAAAAGGACTTCAAAGTCTTCTGAATTTTATTTAGTGTAGCAGAGCTTTGAAAAATCTTTCTAGTCGATCCAATTCACCACAAGTTCTATATAAATTTGGCCAGCCACTTCCATCATGGTGCAtagatgtgtgtgtgtttgaaAGGGTGGAAAAAACATTCAGAGATCGACTTTGTTAGGCCATAAAGAGAGGATGTTAGGCCTGATGAGCACCCTAAATTCGCGGTGGTATTGTACatccttgaaaaaaaattctatcagCAAAGACTATATCATTAGTTGTCCGTGATAAACCACGAATTGGTAGAACACGGTTTAGCGCCCACTAATAGCACAACCGATGGTAAGGGTCTAAGGAACGATAACTCAACATGATTTTTCCATGGCGAAACATTGTACATAAATTTGAGAAACTATTCACGACCATGACCTTTGATTTCTTGTTTGACAACATGTATGAATCCATTCTTATTTTAGTTTACATCATCGAAATTAGCTTTTGAACCGTCACAATATTTCTATGGATTAAACATCTGGCCACATACCGTCTAGAGAGATTGGACAGTAAACCCATTCTATACGCCAAATTTACCCCTAGTTTATTTCTAATATTTAAGTACTCCACTAAAATCAtgagatgctttttttttcacgcTCATACGAAAATTAAGGGTTCCTATGAAATGaaatttttataggattttcaaaGGATTCAAATCCTGTAGGATTATTTTCTATGTAGCCCTCTGGTCTATAGGCTTTGGTTGGAAAAACTCCATAAGAATCATTATTTTTCTTCACTTTTTGAAGGGTTTTAAGGATGAGCTCAAACCTCATGATTTGAATTCCTTTGAGAAgtttccgttcaaaaaaaaaaattcctttgagAAGTGTAAGATATCATgtctctatctctctcctcttAACTCTATTTTAATACCCAATACTTTTCCTCTAAAATACCTATAGTTTCATGTGGACTATGCAAATAACCAATCCAATAAATTATG
The Oryza glaberrima chromosome 8, OglaRS2, whole genome shotgun sequence DNA segment above includes these coding regions:
- the LOC127782897 gene encoding RNA polymerase sigma factor sigA, with amino-acid sequence MTATPAVIGLSAGNRLLSASFGPTDLMPDKVSLGVGGGGGGGGGGGGGDAMSFAPPAPATPKLTAVAAHRLKLSPHGRAQVMRALRHHSSAAAALAPPPPPPPPPTPSPASRAAHAHDLESSLEAIVLLQRSMLEKQWELPFDDEDHVSDDDDNHAMAIGLAEDDDDTSKATVVVARSSVSARQRRMSGRRRGRTKNGAAHFAVSPELIQSRNRIYLRGTVSKELLTHKQVVHLSHKIKDGIWLQQQRSKLKEKLGNEPSYKQLAHSLKISPPELRSRMHESFLAREMLTMSNLRLVISIAQKYDNLGVELADLIQGGLIGLLRGIEKFDASRGFRISTYVYWWIRQGVSRALAENSKTFRLPTYLHERLIAIRGAKYALEDQGIAPTIENIAGSLNISEKKVLNATEAVNKVLSLDQQAFPSLNGLPGETLHSYIEDQNVANDPWHGFEEWYLKEEVNKLLNSTLNERERDIIRLYHGIGKQCHTWEDISRQFGLSRERVRQVGLIAMEKLKHAARRKNLEALLEDY